A window of Parasynechococcus marenigrum WH 8102 contains these coding sequences:
- a CDS encoding DUF561 domain-containing protein yields MSRLQQLPAALQRSLEQRSTLKVIAGLMNFDAASVARVARAAGHGGADLIDVACDAELVKLAIEASGGVPVCVSAVEPEQFPAAVAAGAVMVEIGNFDAFYPQGRIFGAAEVLELTRRTRELLPEVVLSVTVPHVLAMDQQEQLAIDLVAAGADLIQTEGGTSAKPFSAGSLGLIEKAAPTLAAAHSISRVAAAPVLCASGLSAVTVPMAIAAGAAGVGVGSAVNRLNDELAMVAVVRGLRDALSAAVTARV; encoded by the coding sequence ATGTCCCGTCTCCAGCAGCTGCCCGCCGCTCTGCAGCGCAGCCTCGAGCAGCGGTCCACCCTCAAGGTGATCGCCGGCCTGATGAATTTCGACGCCGCCAGCGTCGCCCGGGTGGCCCGTGCCGCGGGGCATGGCGGGGCGGATTTGATTGATGTGGCCTGCGACGCCGAATTGGTAAAGCTGGCAATCGAGGCCTCCGGTGGTGTGCCGGTGTGTGTTTCGGCGGTGGAGCCGGAACAGTTCCCCGCCGCTGTCGCTGCCGGCGCAGTGATGGTGGAGATCGGCAACTTCGATGCCTTTTATCCCCAGGGCAGGATCTTCGGTGCTGCGGAGGTGCTCGAGCTCACCCGCCGCACCCGGGAGCTGCTGCCGGAGGTGGTTCTGAGCGTCACCGTGCCCCACGTGTTAGCGATGGATCAGCAGGAACAGCTGGCGATTGATCTGGTGGCCGCCGGTGCCGACCTGATCCAAACCGAAGGCGGCACCAGCGCCAAGCCCTTCAGCGCCGGCAGCCTCGGCCTGATCGAGAAGGCAGCCCCCACCCTGGCGGCGGCCCACAGCATCAGCCGTGTGGCTGCAGCGCCGGTGCTGTGTGCCTCCGGCCTGTCGGCGGTCACCGTGCCGATGGCGATCGCCGCCGGTGCCGCCGGCGTTGGTGTTGGCTCGGCGGTGAACCGCCTCAACGACGAGCTGGCCATGGTGGCGGTGGTTCGGGGTCTGCGAGATGCCCTCAGCGCTGCAGTCACTGCCCGCGTCTGA
- a CDS encoding precorrin-8X methylmutase: MAAMAQDHPIFTESIRRIRVALGPTDLELLQQQVLERLVHSSGDLALGALLRFSPGACEAGLTALQQGAPILTDTAMAAAAVAPMAKRTLQTTVRTVLEWAPDQAPLGSTRTAAGMEQAWRELSAVGPAPLVLIGSAPTALEVLLEQVAAGALSPSLVIGMPVGFVGVAESKRHLAESGLAQIRLEGSRGGAGLVAAAVNALLRAAAG, translated from the coding sequence ATGGCGGCGATGGCCCAGGACCACCCGATCTTCACTGAAAGCATCCGGCGGATCCGTGTGGCTCTGGGTCCTACGGATCTGGAGCTGTTGCAACAGCAGGTGCTGGAGCGGTTAGTGCACAGCAGCGGCGACCTGGCCCTGGGGGCCTTACTGCGGTTCAGCCCCGGCGCCTGTGAAGCGGGTCTGACGGCCCTGCAGCAGGGAGCTCCAATCCTCACGGACACGGCCATGGCTGCGGCGGCGGTGGCGCCGATGGCCAAGCGCACGTTGCAAACGACGGTGCGCACGGTGCTGGAGTGGGCCCCGGATCAAGCGCCGCTGGGGTCGACGCGTACGGCAGCGGGGATGGAGCAGGCCTGGAGGGAGCTGTCAGCGGTCGGTCCTGCACCGCTGGTGTTGATCGGTAGCGCCCCCACGGCCCTGGAGGTGCTGCTGGAGCAGGTGGCTGCTGGAGCGCTATCTCCCAGCCTGGTGATCGGCATGCCGGTGGGGTTTGTCGGGGTGGCTGAAAGCAAACGCCATCTGGCTGAGAGCGGCCTGGCTCAGATCCGTCTGGAGGGCAGCCGCGGTGGGGCGGGACTGGTGGCTGCGGCGGTCAATGCCCTGCTGCGGGCGGCTGCAGGCTGA
- the tilS gene encoding tRNA lysidine(34) synthetase TilS, producing the protein MGTGQRSLDSHTVGEQRPLALAWSPWHDRLHRRLHQHPQLLPQRQPLLLAVSGGQDSMALLVLLQELQRLHHWPLNIWHGDHGWHSGSAVIAADLRSWCQQRDLPIQVDQAPQGSTASEASARHWRYSQLQQRAEELGADVVTGHTASDRAETLLLQLARGTDLAGLGALRPVRPLFNDSPDGAQLRRPLLGFSRADTAAVCRDLQVPIWHDPSNQSPAFARNRIRAEVLPVLEQLHPGCSQRMANLAERTSQLRDTQQELSQLALQPLRTSTGLDRRRLGALQPSTRRQLLVIWLAQQGVTALNAALLEQLTDRLALSAAGGSCDLPGGWRLQWQGDNLSLQPPAAGH; encoded by the coding sequence ATGGGGACTGGACAGCGATCCCTTGATTCTCACACCGTGGGGGAACAACGCCCACTCGCTTTGGCCTGGAGCCCCTGGCACGACCGTCTGCACCGGCGGCTGCATCAGCATCCGCAGCTGCTGCCGCAGCGGCAACCGCTGCTGCTGGCGGTGTCCGGCGGCCAGGACTCCATGGCCCTGCTGGTGCTGCTGCAGGAGCTGCAGCGGCTGCATCACTGGCCGCTGAACATCTGGCACGGCGACCACGGCTGGCATTCCGGGTCAGCGGTGATCGCGGCTGACCTGCGCAGCTGGTGCCAACAGCGGGACCTACCCATTCAGGTGGATCAAGCACCACAGGGCAGCACCGCCAGCGAAGCCAGCGCCCGCCATTGGCGCTACAGCCAACTCCAGCAGCGGGCCGAAGAGCTGGGGGCCGATGTGGTGACGGGCCACACCGCCAGCGACCGGGCGGAAACACTTCTGCTGCAACTGGCCCGCGGCACGGACCTGGCCGGCCTCGGCGCCCTGCGCCCCGTTCGGCCTCTCTTCAACGACAGCCCTGACGGTGCTCAGCTGCGGCGGCCCCTGCTGGGCTTCAGCCGCGCCGACACCGCCGCGGTGTGCCGAGATCTGCAGGTTCCGATCTGGCATGACCCCAGCAACCAATCGCCAGCCTTCGCCCGCAACAGGATCCGGGCTGAGGTGCTGCCCGTGCTGGAGCAGCTCCACCCCGGCTGCAGCCAACGGATGGCCAACCTGGCGGAACGAACGTCCCAGCTGCGGGACACCCAGCAGGAGTTGAGCCAACTGGCCCTCCAGCCGCTGCGCACCAGCACCGGCCTGGATCGTCGCCGGTTGGGGGCCCTGCAACCCTCCACCCGCCGCCAACTGCTGGTGATCTGGCTGGCGCAGCAGGGGGTTACTGCACTCAACGCCGCCCTGCTGGAGCAGCTCACGGACCGACTGGCCCTCAGTGCAGCGGGCGGCAGCTGCGATCTCCCCGGAGGCTGGAGGCTGCAATGGCAGGGGGACAACCTCAGCCTGCAGCCGCCCGCAGCAGGGCATTGA
- a CDS encoding GNAT family N-acetyltransferase yields the protein MTPIRLVCHAPGAPGLRWLGLGPDLRPSRALLKLQRLFDRHATWARGRSFDQLRRLLAGSTAVVSLWRGKRLVAFGRATSDGFSRAVLWDIVVAGDLQGRGFGRRIVEELLHTPSVAGVERIYLMTTNSAGFYRQLGFRDADPQQLLVLKR from the coding sequence GTGACCCCGATCCGGCTGGTTTGCCACGCACCCGGCGCCCCTGGTCTGCGTTGGCTGGGGCTGGGGCCAGATCTTCGTCCCAGCAGGGCACTGCTGAAGCTGCAACGTCTGTTCGACCGTCATGCAACCTGGGCCCGTGGTCGCAGCTTTGATCAGCTGCGGCGGCTGCTGGCCGGCAGCACTGCTGTCGTCAGCCTCTGGCGCGGCAAACGCCTGGTGGCCTTCGGGCGGGCCACATCCGATGGCTTCAGTCGCGCCGTGCTGTGGGACATCGTGGTGGCCGGCGACCTGCAGGGTCGGGGCTTTGGTCGACGGATTGTGGAGGAGCTGCTGCACACCCCGTCTGTCGCTGGCGTTGAACGGATTTATCTGATGACCACCAACAGCGCCGGGTTCTATCGCCAACTTGGGTTCCGCGATGCCGACCCGCAGCAACTCCTGGTGCTGAAGCGTTGA
- a CDS encoding sulfotransferase family 2 domain-containing protein: MPFDRQRRLVFLHIPKTAGSSVEQALNLFGPWQQENLHTGFGLIQSRDLLAQNLSSNFLQHLTLTELEKLFPDVVKDAVLFSVVRDPWRRLLSSFRNPDPDLVAYYHWRTQGDLHQLSLEQYIDIARWLPHPHLRPQLDTLVSQPGGTQPDRRIHVFRQEQLQKLEHWLQQHVDPVIRLGQDNPARRPLPELPEADFQALEQQVRWLYASDAHAFGYPLTCSSPDEPARLQRMGDGS; encoded by the coding sequence ATGCCCTTTGATCGCCAACGCCGGCTTGTTTTTCTGCACATTCCCAAAACCGCCGGCAGCTCCGTGGAGCAGGCCCTCAACCTGTTCGGACCCTGGCAACAGGAAAATCTGCACACCGGCTTTGGATTGATTCAGAGCCGCGACCTGCTGGCGCAGAACCTGTCCAGCAACTTTCTGCAGCACCTCACCTTGACGGAGCTCGAGAAGTTGTTTCCCGATGTTGTGAAGGACGCGGTGTTGTTCAGCGTGGTAAGGGATCCTTGGCGGCGGTTGCTCTCATCCTTTCGCAATCCAGATCCCGATCTGGTGGCGTACTACCACTGGCGTACCCAAGGCGATCTCCATCAACTCAGCCTCGAGCAATACATCGATATCGCTCGATGGTTGCCCCATCCGCACCTACGTCCGCAACTGGACACCCTGGTGAGCCAACCAGGCGGCACTCAACCCGACAGGCGAATCCACGTTTTTCGCCAGGAGCAGCTGCAGAAACTCGAACACTGGCTGCAACAGCACGTCGACCCGGTGATTCGATTGGGGCAAGACAACCCAGCCCGCAGGCCCTTACCCGAGCTCCCCGAGGCTGACTTTCAAGCACTGGAGCAACAGGTGCGTTGGCTGTACGCCAGCGATGCCCATGCCTTTGGCTACCCCCTGACATGTTCATCGCCAGATGAACCGGCTCGTTTGCAACGAATGGGCGACGGCAGCTGA
- a CDS encoding TA system VapC family ribonuclease toxin, whose product MTATLIDTNVWLAISFDAHPGHALARQAFQDSPGSDHWLWCRATQQSYLRLMATPALHSAYGSPALSNRDARASMEILLAHPRILVADEPAEVSDLWLQLADHQRPAPKLWMDAYLAAVAIQGGWRLLSFDRDFERFCNAGLQLTPLR is encoded by the coding sequence ATGACGGCCACCCTGATTGACACGAATGTGTGGCTGGCAATCAGCTTCGACGCCCATCCGGGCCATGCCCTGGCCCGCCAAGCCTTTCAAGACAGTCCAGGCTCCGATCACTGGCTGTGGTGCCGCGCCACCCAGCAGAGCTATCTGCGGTTGATGGCAACACCAGCTCTGCATAGCGCTTATGGCTCCCCGGCGCTCAGCAACCGCGATGCCCGAGCCTCAATGGAGATCCTGTTAGCCCATCCCAGAATTCTGGTGGCTGATGAGCCTGCAGAGGTGAGCGACCTCTGGCTGCAGCTGGCGGATCATCAGCGTCCTGCCCCAAAACTGTGGATGGATGCCTACCTGGCCGCCGTGGCGATCCAAGGTGGCTGGCGGCTGCTCAGCTTCGACCGGGATTTCGAGCGCTTCTGCA
- the psbZ gene encoding photosystem II reaction center protein PsbZ: protein MQFLNTLTVLALVVMSFALIVAVPVLYASSEDSGRSNRLILLGSAVWVALVLLNWGVSFFVV from the coding sequence ATGCAGTTCCTGAACACTCTCACCGTGCTGGCCCTGGTGGTGATGTCTTTTGCCTTGATCGTGGCTGTTCCGGTGCTTTATGCCTCCTCGGAAGATAGTGGTCGTTCCAATCGTCTGATTCTTTTGGGTAGTGCTGTGTGGGTCGCGCTGGTGCTGCTGAACTGGGGGGTCAGCTTCTTCGTGGTGTGA
- the uvrB gene encoding excinuclease ABC subunit UvrB produces MPAYDLTAPYTPKGDQPTAIKQLVQGVNGGERYQTLLGATGTGKTFTMANVIAQTGRPALVLAHNKTLAAQLCNELREFFPENAVEYFISYYDYYQPEAYVPVSDTYIAKTASINEEIDMLRHSATRSLFERRDVIVVASISCIYGLGIPSEYLKAAVKFEVGETLNIRSQLRELVNNQYSRNDTEIARGRFRMKGDVLEIGPAYEDRLVRIELFGDEVEAIRYVDPTTGEILQSLETVNIYPAKHFVTPKDRLDSAIGEIRQELRDRLDFLNGEGKLLEAQRLEQRTKYDLEMLGQVGYCNGVENYARHLAGREEGTPPECLIDYFPKDWLLIVDESHVTCSQLQAMYNGDQARKKVLIEHGFRLPSAADNRPLKGEEFWEKAHQTVFVSATPGNWELEVSGGEVAQQVIRPTGVLDPIVEVRPTTGQVDDLLGEIRDRASKQQRVLVTTLTKRMAEDLTDYLAENEVRVRYLHSEIHSIERIEIIQDLRLGEYDVLVGVNLLREGLDLPEVSLVAILDADKEGFLRAERSLIQTIGRAARHVEGVALLYADNMTESMAKAISETERRRKIQQTYNEKHGIVPTAAGKKASNSILSFLELSRKLKQDGPDADLVQVAGKAAQALEEDPDAGLALEALPELIDQLEGKMKEAAKKLDFEDAANLRDRIKQLRQKMAG; encoded by the coding sequence ATGCCTGCCTACGACCTAACTGCTCCATACACCCCCAAAGGTGATCAGCCGACGGCGATCAAGCAGCTGGTGCAGGGAGTCAATGGCGGCGAGCGCTACCAGACCCTGCTGGGGGCCACGGGCACAGGCAAGACGTTCACGATGGCGAACGTGATTGCCCAGACCGGACGGCCGGCCCTGGTGCTCGCCCATAACAAGACGTTGGCGGCGCAGCTCTGCAATGAGCTTCGGGAGTTTTTCCCTGAGAACGCCGTTGAGTACTTCATCTCCTATTACGACTACTACCAGCCGGAGGCTTACGTTCCGGTCAGCGACACCTACATCGCCAAAACAGCGTCGATCAACGAGGAGATCGACATGCTGCGTCATTCAGCGACGCGGTCGCTGTTCGAACGCCGGGACGTGATTGTGGTGGCGTCCATCAGCTGCATCTACGGCCTGGGGATTCCGAGTGAATACCTCAAGGCAGCGGTGAAATTCGAGGTGGGAGAGACCCTCAACATCCGCAGCCAGCTGCGGGAGCTGGTGAACAATCAGTACAGCCGCAACGACACCGAAATCGCCCGTGGCCGTTTCCGCATGAAGGGGGATGTGCTGGAGATCGGCCCTGCCTACGAAGACCGGTTGGTGCGGATCGAGCTGTTCGGTGATGAGGTGGAGGCCATTCGTTATGTGGACCCCACCACCGGCGAGATCCTCCAGAGCCTGGAGACGGTGAACATCTATCCGGCCAAACACTTCGTGACGCCCAAGGATCGTTTGGATTCAGCGATCGGCGAAATCCGCCAGGAACTGCGGGATCGGCTTGATTTCCTCAATGGCGAGGGCAAGTTGCTGGAGGCGCAGCGGCTGGAGCAGCGCACCAAGTACGACCTGGAGATGCTGGGGCAGGTGGGCTACTGCAACGGGGTGGAGAACTACGCCCGCCATCTGGCTGGCCGGGAGGAGGGCACCCCACCGGAATGCCTGATCGATTATTTCCCCAAGGACTGGCTGCTGATCGTGGATGAAAGCCACGTCACCTGCTCGCAGCTGCAGGCGATGTACAACGGCGATCAGGCCCGCAAGAAGGTGCTGATTGAGCATGGCTTTCGTTTGCCCAGTGCGGCGGACAACCGGCCGTTGAAGGGTGAGGAGTTCTGGGAGAAGGCACATCAAACCGTGTTTGTGAGCGCCACGCCGGGGAACTGGGAGCTGGAGGTGAGTGGGGGTGAAGTAGCCCAGCAGGTGATCCGCCCCACGGGTGTGCTCGATCCGATCGTGGAGGTGCGGCCCACGACGGGGCAGGTGGACGACCTGCTGGGGGAGATCCGCGACCGGGCCAGCAAACAGCAGCGGGTGCTGGTGACCACTCTCACCAAGCGGATGGCGGAGGACCTCACCGATTATCTGGCCGAAAATGAGGTGCGGGTGCGTTACCTGCACTCGGAGATCCACTCGATTGAGCGGATCGAGATCATTCAGGACCTGCGCCTCGGCGAATACGACGTGCTGGTGGGCGTGAACCTGCTGCGGGAGGGTCTGGACCTGCCCGAGGTGAGCCTGGTGGCGATCCTGGATGCGGATAAGGAAGGGTTTCTGCGGGCTGAACGCTCATTGATTCAGACCATCGGCCGGGCCGCTCGCCATGTGGAGGGAGTGGCTCTGCTGTACGCCGACAACATGACTGAATCGATGGCCAAGGCCATCTCTGAAACGGAGCGCCGCCGCAAGATCCAGCAGACTTACAACGAGAAGCACGGCATCGTGCCGACAGCGGCGGGCAAGAAGGCCAGCAACTCGATCCTCAGCTTCCTGGAGCTATCGCGGAAGCTCAAGCAGGACGGCCCCGATGCTGATCTGGTGCAGGTGGCCGGCAAGGCCGCCCAGGCGCTGGAGGAGGACCCTGATGCCGGCCTGGCGCTAGAGGCGCTGCCGGAGCTGATTGATCAGCTGGAAGGGAAGATGAAGGAGGCGGCCAAAAAGCTGGACTTCGAAGATGCCGCCAACCTGCGGGACCGGATCAAGCAGCTGCGCCAGAAGATGGCGGGCTAG
- the ribH gene encoding 6,7-dimethyl-8-ribityllumazine synthase: MTTFEGRFTDTADLRIAVVVARFNDLVTSKLLSGCLDCLSRHGIDTAETSSQLDVAWVPGSFELPIVAQNLAQSGRYQVVITLGAVIRGDTPHFDVVVAEASKGIATVARESGVPVIFGVLTTDTMQQALERAGIKSNLGWSYGLQALEMGSLMAALAQS, encoded by the coding sequence ATGACGACGTTTGAAGGGCGGTTCACCGACACTGCGGATCTGCGCATCGCTGTTGTGGTGGCGCGATTCAACGATCTGGTGACGTCGAAGCTGCTCAGTGGATGTCTTGATTGTCTGTCAAGGCATGGCATTGATACAGCAGAGACCAGCTCTCAGCTGGATGTTGCTTGGGTTCCCGGTTCTTTTGAGTTACCCATCGTTGCTCAGAACCTTGCACAAAGTGGTCGTTATCAGGTGGTGATTACGCTTGGCGCTGTGATTCGTGGAGATACGCCTCACTTTGATGTTGTTGTTGCCGAAGCCAGTAAGGGGATCGCAACTGTGGCGCGCGAGTCGGGTGTTCCGGTGATTTTTGGTGTGTTGACGACAGACACCATGCAGCAGGCTCTGGAGAGAGCAGGGATTAAAAGTAATTTGGGCTGGAGTTACGGCTTACAGGCTCTGGAAATGGGAAGTTTGATGGCAGCACTGGCCCAGTCGTGA
- the holA gene encoding DNA polymerase III subunit delta, whose amino-acid sequence MPIHLIWGDDAAARDRAINGLIEKVVDPSWASLNLSRLDGAEAGQAAQALDEARTPPFASGERLVLLQRSPFCNGCPTELADRFEAALTLIPDSSHLVLVNPSKPDGRLRTTKALQKRIKAGLDQEQSFPLPAVWDGAGQRQLVQRTAEALGLRLEPDAIDALVDAIGTDSARLESELRKLSLRSITISADLVAELVGGLATNALQVGDALLEGNPGDAIARWDALIEAGEPALRIVATLSGQIRGWLWVSLMEQQGERDVAVIAKAAGIGNPKRIYVMRKQLQGRPPQRFLSLLGRLLEVEARLKRGSQPGDAFRDGLLG is encoded by the coding sequence ATGCCGATCCATCTGATCTGGGGTGATGACGCCGCCGCGCGGGACCGGGCCATCAACGGCCTAATCGAGAAAGTGGTGGATCCCAGCTGGGCCAGCCTCAACCTCAGCCGCCTCGATGGTGCCGAGGCCGGTCAGGCGGCCCAGGCCCTCGATGAGGCCCGAACGCCGCCCTTCGCGAGCGGTGAACGCCTGGTGCTGCTGCAGCGCAGTCCCTTCTGCAATGGCTGCCCCACCGAGCTGGCGGATCGCTTCGAAGCCGCGCTGACGCTGATCCCCGACAGCAGCCATCTGGTGCTGGTCAATCCCTCCAAACCCGACGGTCGCCTTCGCACCACCAAGGCACTGCAGAAGCGCATCAAAGCCGGCCTGGACCAGGAGCAGAGTTTCCCGTTACCGGCCGTGTGGGATGGCGCCGGCCAGCGGCAGCTGGTGCAGCGCACTGCCGAAGCCCTTGGCCTCCGCCTGGAACCGGACGCCATCGATGCCCTGGTGGATGCCATCGGTACCGACAGCGCCCGGCTGGAGTCGGAACTGCGCAAGCTTTCCCTGCGGTCAATAACCATCAGCGCCGACCTGGTGGCCGAGCTCGTTGGGGGTCTCGCCACCAATGCCCTGCAGGTGGGGGATGCCCTGCTGGAGGGCAACCCCGGCGACGCCATCGCCCGCTGGGATGCCCTGATCGAAGCCGGTGAACCGGCCCTGCGCATCGTGGCCACCCTCAGCGGGCAGATCCGCGGCTGGCTCTGGGTGAGCCTGATGGAGCAGCAGGGCGAACGGGATGTGGCGGTGATCGCCAAGGCCGCTGGCATCGGCAACCCCAAACGGATCTATGTGATGCGCAAGCAGCTGCAGGGCCGGCCACCCCAGCGCTTCCTCTCCCTGCTGGGGCGGCTGCTGGAGGTGGAAGCCCGGCTGAAACGGGGTAGCCAGCCCGGTGATGCCTTCCGTGATGGGCTGCTGGGGTGA
- the mutS gene encoding DNA mismatch repair protein MutS has product MPGPSDDPTEIALQGNLFSDAEPTVSATGVEPSTACEAFSDMELTADAASRPRRRAPADHNAADHDSNTDESSDNSDDPAWAHHSQVDPQQLTPMLRHYVELKAAHPERVLLYRLGDFFECFFEDAITLSRLLELTLTGKEGGKAVGRVPMAGIPHHAAERYCGELIRRGFSVALCDQLETTPAKGALLKRDITRVLTPGTVLEEGMLSSRRNNWLAAVVIEPAHRDEPFRWGLASADVSTGEVQVMQRQDSDALHQQLAQLGAAELLSSTPESNPAWCPDQLRLTSVASTPFSRPAAEAALLRHYKLANLDGLGLPELPLALRAMGGLLAYLRDTQPLEENASVPLEVPAIVQRGDALVLDAQTRRNLELTATQRDGSLQGSLLWAIDRTLTAMGGRCLRRWLEAPLMDLDAIRQRQQLVSTLVEQRNLRQALRRLLRPMGDLERLAGRAGAGHAGARDLVAIADGLERLPQLAARLEGTIIRGPDWLDDLLQPDPALQDLASSIRHTLLESPPLSLSEGGLIHDGVDPLLDGLRNQLDDQDAWLSQQEKQERQRSGNSNLRLQYHRTFGYFLAVSKAKASAVPDHWIRRQTLANEERFITPALKEREGRIFQLRARACQREYELFCTLREQVGALAASIRRAARAVAGLDALTGLADTAASGAYCAPELVEGRALSLSEARHPVVEQLLVETRFTANDVHLGSGTDLVVLTGPNASGKSCYLRQIGLIQLLAQIGSWVPAAKARIGIADRIFTRVGAVDDLAAGQSTFMVEMAETANILHHATELSLVLLDEIGRGTATFDGLSIAWAVSEHLAGDLRARTVFATHYHELNNLANERANVANFQVLVEETGDDLLFLHRVSQGGASRSYGIEAARLAGVPTPVVQRARQVLDQIEAAA; this is encoded by the coding sequence GTGCCTGGACCCTCCGACGACCCAACGGAGATCGCTCTTCAGGGCAACCTTTTCTCAGACGCTGAACCAACGGTTTCCGCAACCGGCGTCGAGCCTTCGACAGCCTGTGAAGCATTCAGCGATATGGAGCTCACCGCCGACGCTGCATCCCGACCGCGCCGGCGTGCACCAGCCGATCACAACGCTGCAGATCACGACAGCAACACCGACGAGAGCAGCGATAACAGCGACGATCCGGCCTGGGCACATCACAGCCAGGTTGATCCGCAGCAGCTCACACCCATGCTGCGTCACTACGTGGAGCTCAAGGCCGCCCATCCCGAACGGGTGCTGCTCTACCGGCTGGGGGATTTCTTTGAGTGCTTCTTTGAAGACGCCATCACCCTGTCGCGGCTGCTGGAACTCACCCTCACCGGCAAGGAGGGCGGCAAGGCCGTTGGTCGTGTACCGATGGCCGGCATTCCCCACCATGCCGCTGAGCGCTATTGCGGAGAGCTGATCCGCCGCGGCTTCAGTGTGGCCCTCTGCGACCAGCTGGAAACCACCCCGGCAAAGGGGGCTCTGCTCAAGCGCGACATCACTCGGGTGCTCACCCCCGGCACCGTGCTGGAGGAGGGCATGCTCAGCTCCCGCCGCAACAACTGGCTGGCGGCGGTGGTGATCGAGCCAGCCCACAGAGATGAGCCATTCCGCTGGGGCCTGGCCAGCGCTGATGTGAGCACCGGCGAGGTGCAGGTGATGCAGCGGCAGGACAGCGACGCCTTGCACCAGCAACTGGCTCAGCTAGGGGCTGCCGAACTGCTCAGCAGCACACCCGAGAGCAACCCCGCCTGGTGCCCCGACCAGCTGCGGCTGACTTCAGTCGCCAGTACCCCTTTCAGCCGCCCTGCAGCCGAAGCGGCCCTGCTGCGCCACTACAAACTCGCCAACCTGGATGGCCTGGGGCTGCCGGAGCTACCCCTTGCCCTACGGGCGATGGGGGGTCTACTGGCCTATCTGCGCGACACCCAGCCGCTGGAGGAGAACGCCAGCGTGCCGCTGGAGGTGCCTGCGATCGTGCAACGGGGCGATGCCCTGGTGCTCGATGCCCAGACCCGCCGCAACCTGGAACTAACCGCCACCCAGCGTGATGGGTCCCTGCAGGGATCACTGCTCTGGGCGATCGACCGCACCCTCACCGCCATGGGGGGCCGCTGCCTGCGCCGCTGGCTCGAAGCACCACTGATGGATCTCGATGCCATCCGTCAACGCCAGCAGCTGGTGAGCACCCTGGTGGAACAACGCAACCTGCGCCAGGCGCTGCGGCGGTTGCTGCGGCCGATGGGGGATCTGGAACGGCTGGCGGGACGGGCCGGCGCCGGCCATGCCGGCGCCCGTGACCTGGTGGCCATTGCCGACGGCCTGGAGCGACTGCCGCAACTGGCCGCCCGCCTGGAGGGCACCATCATCAGAGGTCCCGACTGGCTCGACGACCTGCTGCAGCCCGACCCAGCACTGCAGGATCTTGCCAGCAGCATCCGTCACACCCTGCTGGAGAGCCCACCCCTGTCGCTCAGTGAAGGGGGACTGATCCACGACGGTGTTGACCCGCTGCTCGATGGTCTGCGCAACCAGCTGGATGACCAGGACGCCTGGCTCAGTCAGCAGGAGAAACAGGAGCGCCAGCGTTCCGGCAACAGCAACCTGCGGCTGCAGTACCACCGCACCTTCGGCTACTTCCTGGCGGTGAGCAAAGCCAAGGCCAGCGCCGTGCCTGACCACTGGATCCGTCGCCAGACCCTGGCCAACGAAGAGCGCTTCATCACCCCGGCCCTGAAAGAACGGGAGGGGCGCATCTTCCAGCTGCGGGCCCGCGCCTGCCAACGCGAATACGAACTGTTCTGCACCTTGCGGGAGCAGGTGGGTGCCCTGGCGGCATCGATCCGCCGCGCTGCCCGGGCCGTTGCCGGCCTTGATGCCCTGACCGGCCTTGCGGATACGGCCGCCAGCGGGGCTTACTGCGCACCGGAGTTGGTGGAGGGCCGTGCGTTATCCCTCAGCGAGGCCCGCCACCCGGTGGTGGAGCAGCTGCTGGTGGAGACCCGCTTCACCGCCAACGACGTCCATCTCGGCAGTGGCACTGATCTGGTGGTGCTCACCGGCCCCAACGCCAGCGGCAAGAGCTGCTATCTGCGACAGATCGGCCTGATTCAACTGCTGGCCCAGATCGGCAGCTGGGTACCAGCGGCCAAGGCCCGCATCGGCATCGCTGATCGGATCTTCACCCGCGTTGGCGCCGTGGACGACCTAGCCGCCGGCCAGTCCACCTTCATGGTGGAAATGGCCGAAACCGCCAACATCCTTCACCACGCCACGGAACTCTCCCTGGTGCTGCTGGATGAGATCGGCCGGGGCACCGCCACCTTCGACGGCCTCTCGATCGCCTGGGCGGTGAGCGAACACCTGGCCGGCGATTTACGGGCACGCACCGTGTTCGCCACCCATTACCACGAGCTCAACAACCTGGCGAACGAACGCGCCAACGTGGCCAACTTCCAGGTGCTGGTGGAGGAAACCGGCGACGACCTCCTCTTCCTGCACCGGGTGAGCCAAGGCGGTGCCAGCCGCAGCTACGGCATTGAAGCGGCCCGCCTGGCCGGGGTGCCCACCCCCGTCGTGCAGCGGGCCCGGCAAGTGCTGGATCAGATCGAGGCCGCGGCCTAG